The following proteins are encoded in a genomic region of Bacteroidales bacterium:
- a CDS encoding T9SS type A sorting domain-containing protein translates to MHRRCGRMVRHFSGLLTSSVLNTYNQVKIGETHDFMKVTVLFVLLLALSITWQANAQENILYGIIRYFDSQQAFLIKINPESGEVIELSGSPIGEGASGNSVIDPIHNLLFFSEGYSLITVDLNSGNVLYDVQNPNPNSQVSLFAFNCKDSTLYGIIRYFDTQDDYLIKIIPSTGEIIQISGMPVGNRTASNSALDPINNRLFFYDKYSLITVDLNTGESIYEVPNPIANSSISVLAFNIGDTTLYGIVRYLDTQNDYLAKIIPETGELIVLSDEAIGYKILSNSAIDPLNNRLYFYDQTSFIAVDLISGNRLYSVEYTIADSQISTLSYNTGCPAVITGNNNYKSNPHCIFPNPSYGEFYIDSDQRFSEFSLYDISGRLILKKVIPGGGLHIKGMNAGLYLYRLSSVNHQISVCGKLVVR, encoded by the coding sequence ATGCACCGTAGGTGCGGCCGTATGGTCAGGCATTTCTCTGGTTTATTAACTTCATCGGTTCTGAATACGTATAACCAGGTTAAAATTGGAGAAACACACGATTTTATGAAAGTCACGGTTCTTTTCGTTCTGCTTTTAGCTCTTTCAATTACGTGGCAGGCTAATGCACAGGAGAATATTCTTTATGGGATTATCAGATATTTTGATTCCCAGCAGGCATTTCTAATCAAAATAAATCCCGAAAGCGGTGAGGTCATAGAGTTATCTGGTTCTCCGATAGGAGAAGGTGCGTCCGGGAATTCAGTTATTGATCCGATCCATAATTTGTTATTTTTCTCGGAAGGTTATTCTTTAATTACAGTGGATTTGAATAGCGGAAATGTACTTTACGATGTTCAAAATCCCAATCCCAATTCACAGGTTAGTTTATTTGCCTTTAATTGTAAAGATTCGACTTTATATGGAATTATACGGTATTTTGATACTCAGGATGATTATCTCATTAAAATTATTCCGTCAACAGGAGAAATAATTCAAATATCAGGGATGCCAGTAGGAAACAGGACTGCCAGTAATTCTGCCCTTGATCCAATAAATAACAGGTTGTTTTTCTATGACAAGTATTCGCTGATTACGGTGGATCTGAATACGGGAGAATCGATTTACGAGGTACCTAATCCGATAGCCAATTCATCAATCAGCGTGTTGGCGTTCAATATTGGCGATACCACGTTGTATGGTATTGTAAGGTATTTGGATACCCAAAATGACTATTTGGCAAAGATCATCCCTGAAACCGGTGAATTGATAGTCCTTTCCGATGAAGCCATCGGATACAAAATCTTAAGTAATTCAGCCATAGATCCTCTAAACAACCGCTTGTATTTTTATGATCAAACATCCTTTATCGCTGTTGATCTCATTAGCGGAAACCGTTTGTATAGCGTTGAATACACGATAGCAGATTCTCAGATAAGCACCCTGTCATATAATACCGGTTGCCCTGCCGTTATTACCGGGAATAATAACTATAAAAGCAATCCACATTGTATTTTTCCAAATCCTTCTTATGGGGAATTTTATATTGATTCGGACCAGCGATTTTCTGAGTTTTCACTTTATGATATTTCGGGAAGGCTCATTTTAAAAAAAGTCATACCAGGTGGCGGGCTGCATATAAAAGGTATGAATGCCGGGTTATATTTGTACCGGTTGTCTTCGGTAAATCATCAAATAAGTGTTTGTGGTAAACTGGTTGTGAGATAA
- a CDS encoding glycoside hydrolase family 172 protein, translated as MKIHFSILVLSHVLLLSTLAQPSGNNNAIHSLSDELQTFLNVASLPEYRKNTVSGQVSTYDTTGKNDDGFNGTNSFIRRNADSSLVIFERYGSGVINRFWTPTPTFDTLDFYIDDNASPAFSIQYYDLFSGKKYPFIAPLCGNQLGGYYCYLPIPFEKSCKIVSRGKKMQFHQIQYRLYEKGTRVKSFSMGLNAEEKELLNRIEALWNQQDRNISSFYQAKLLQDSGRYTIKPGETKTVFELDRGGRILGIEMEPAEIFKGLTRQIDIRVTWDGETSPAIYCPVADFFGYAFGNESMRSLLLGSLNNRNYCYFPMPFDKSARVELIYRNNEKAELLPVDVFVKVAYSFEKRIPDKEGKFYIRWNRDLESKTGQSYVIADMPGRGHFVGTILFARGLKAGMTYFFEGDDSVAIDGSFRIHGTGSEDYFNGGWYAMLDRWDGSMSLPLHGSLDYSLPFCRTAGYRFYMSDKLSYEKSFYMSIEHGPAGNLVPVDYGSLALYYADTPPANSKRPTNELTGVSIPDTLVLYPQLMDFNIYGNIGVKTTWKYGTGGESYLLIPGDETWLRISLDDLPHGTYTMLLDVIKQPSGCDFSLWQRQTQLTNWISTFSETEERVEELSTGEIKLNGSINTITIRFRTGMQKKSLLLNRIIFIRKD; from the coding sequence ATGAAAATCCATTTTTCCATACTGGTACTTAGTCACGTATTGTTATTATCCACGCTGGCTCAACCTTCCGGAAATAATAATGCCATTCACTCCCTGTCTGATGAACTGCAGACCTTTCTGAATGTTGCATCATTACCCGAATACCGGAAGAATACAGTAAGTGGCCAGGTATCAACCTATGATACAACAGGAAAAAACGATGATGGCTTTAACGGAACCAATTCTTTTATCCGCAGGAATGCAGACAGCAGCCTGGTCATTTTTGAGCGGTACGGCAGCGGTGTAATCAACAGGTTTTGGACACCTACTCCCACATTTGATACACTTGATTTTTATATTGATGATAATGCCTCCCCGGCCTTTTCGATTCAATACTATGATCTTTTCTCCGGCAAAAAATACCCGTTTATAGCTCCGCTGTGCGGCAATCAACTGGGCGGGTATTATTGTTACCTCCCTATTCCGTTTGAAAAGAGCTGCAAAATTGTATCCAGGGGAAAAAAGATGCAGTTTCACCAGATTCAATACCGGCTGTACGAGAAGGGAACAAGAGTTAAAAGCTTCAGTATGGGGCTAAATGCTGAAGAAAAAGAATTGCTTAATCGAATTGAGGCATTGTGGAATCAACAGGACAGAAACATTTCTTCCTTCTATCAGGCAAAATTGTTGCAGGATTCCGGGAGGTATACTATTAAGCCCGGTGAAACGAAAACGGTATTCGAGCTGGATCGTGGAGGGCGAATCCTTGGGATTGAGATGGAACCCGCTGAAATATTTAAAGGACTTACAAGGCAGATTGATATCCGGGTCACATGGGATGGTGAAACAAGCCCTGCTATTTATTGTCCGGTTGCCGATTTTTTCGGTTATGCATTTGGGAATGAATCTATGCGGAGTCTGTTACTCGGAAGCCTGAACAACAGGAATTATTGTTATTTCCCGATGCCTTTCGACAAATCAGCCAGGGTTGAATTGATTTACAGAAACAATGAAAAGGCTGAACTTCTACCCGTTGATGTCTTCGTGAAAGTCGCCTATTCGTTTGAAAAAAGAATCCCGGATAAGGAAGGAAAATTTTATATACGTTGGAACCGGGACCTGGAATCAAAGACCGGGCAATCCTATGTGATTGCGGATATGCCCGGTCGCGGGCATTTTGTGGGCACCATTTTGTTTGCCCGTGGGTTAAAAGCCGGTATGACGTATTTTTTTGAAGGCGATGATTCAGTTGCCATAGATGGCAGTTTCAGGATCCACGGTACCGGCTCAGAGGATTATTTCAACGGCGGATGGTATGCTATGTTGGATCGATGGGATGGCAGCATGAGCCTGCCCTTGCATGGTTCGCTCGATTATTCCCTTCCGTTTTGCAGAACCGCCGGTTATCGGTTCTATATGAGCGACAAACTCTCTTATGAAAAGAGTTTTTACATGAGCATTGAGCACGGTCCGGCCGGGAACCTGGTTCCGGTGGATTATGGTTCCCTGGCACTGTATTATGCAGATACCCCACCGGCAAATAGCAAGAGACCGACTAATGAACTCACCGGTGTTTCTATTCCGGATACCCTGGTACTTTATCCCCAGTTAATGGATTTCAATATTTATGGTAATATAGGCGTTAAAACTACCTGGAAATACGGTACCGGCGGGGAGAGTTATCTTTTAATACCGGGTGATGAAACATGGCTTCGCATTTCTCTGGATGATTTACCCCATGGAACATACACGATGTTATTAGACGTAATAAAACAGCCATCGGGTTGTGATTTTTCATTATGGCAGCGGCAGACGCAATTAACCAACTGGATCTCCACGTTCAGTGAAACGGAAGAAAGGGTAGAGGAACTCAGTACAGGAGAAATTAAATTAAATGGGTCAATAAATACAATAACAATCCGATTCAGAACCGGTATGCAGAAAAAAAGCCTCCTTCTTAACCGGATTATTTTTATAAGAAAAGACTAA
- a CDS encoding RDD family protein, whose translation MNFKKRPRCVIDARFMLASVPHRIFAMMLDIAAVALLMLGILLIIYASGIDINLNIENMFASHPELEIDSEDMGNRMKDFLKIFFGFFPMIYFFLATYLSNGLTVGKKITGIRIVSLYHTRVGLWHCLERSLGYVASTLELGLGFIQILWNPNRMALHDKIAETIVIRTVPGRKLQAKTRKLK comes from the coding sequence ATGAATTTCAAGAAACGACCCAGATGTGTAATTGATGCCAGGTTCATGCTGGCCTCCGTACCACACAGGATATTCGCCATGATGCTGGACATAGCAGCAGTTGCACTGCTGATGTTGGGCATACTGCTCATTATATACGCATCAGGAATAGATATCAACCTGAATATAGAAAACATGTTTGCCTCTCATCCTGAATTGGAGATTGATTCGGAGGATATGGGAAACAGGATGAAAGATTTTCTGAAAATATTTTTCGGGTTTTTTCCGATGATTTATTTTTTCCTGGCGACGTATCTCTCCAACGGACTGACGGTTGGTAAGAAGATTACGGGAATCAGGATCGTGTCACTCTATCATACCCGGGTGGGGCTCTGGCACTGCCTGGAGCGAAGCCTTGGTTATGTTGCATCAACACTGGAATTGGGGCTGGGATTTATTCAGATCCTTTGGAATCCGAACAGAATGGCGCTTCACGATAAAATTGCCGAAACAATTGTTATTAGAACAGTACCCGGACGAAAATTACAGGCAAAGACCCGGAAGCTGAAATGA
- a CDS encoding hemolysin III family protein, with amino-acid sequence MSHSKTYSIREEKANYLTHAFGVLLAIGATVMLLHKAITAHNGWAVLAFSIYGFGMFVCMLSSSVYHYVQKPKPKAVLRHFDHGNIYILIAASYSPMTLILLRTEGNWGWLLFTWVWLCAIIGIALNFRELKANNNLKTASYVLMGASVVIAIKPLIDMALLKDCLNVLYWLGAGGVFYIAGSFFYALAKHEFVHTIFHVFVLFGLTCHIVAASLIPL; translated from the coding sequence ATGTCACATTCCAAAACATACAGCATCCGTGAAGAAAAGGCAAATTACCTGACTCATGCATTTGGAGTATTGCTGGCTATCGGAGCAACGGTGATGCTGCTTCACAAAGCCATTACCGCCCATAATGGATGGGCTGTCCTGGCCTTTTCAATATACGGTTTCGGTATGTTTGTTTGCATGCTGTCTTCATCCGTTTATCATTATGTGCAGAAGCCAAAACCAAAAGCAGTTTTGCGTCATTTTGATCACGGGAACATCTATATTCTCATCGCTGCCAGTTATTCTCCCATGACTTTAATTTTGTTGCGAACCGAAGGTAATTGGGGATGGCTGCTTTTTACCTGGGTCTGGCTGTGTGCCATTATTGGAATAGCACTTAATTTCCGTGAGTTAAAAGCGAATAACAACCTCAAAACAGCTTCCTATGTGCTTATGGGCGCATCTGTTGTCATCGCCATCAAACCTCTTATAGACATGGCCCTGTTAAAGGATTGTCTGAATGTTTTGTACTGGCTTGGTGCCGGTGGTGTATTTTACATTGCCGGTTCCTTTTTTTATGCCCTGGCCAAACATGAGTTTGTACACACCATATTTCACGTATTCGTATTATTCGGTTTGACATGTCATATTGTGGCCGCGTCACTAATACCTCTCTAA
- a CDS encoding NAD(P)-dependent alcohol dehydrogenase yields MKAFTRSVYGGPEVLTLQEVNKPELKEDQLLVKVMANSANPADWHILRGKPFFARFVFGLFKPKNNLTGADFAGIVSGIGSLVKEYKIGDRVFGEKLSGGAFAEYTAVSYDKCARMPEGTEFKEMAAVPIAGLTALQALITHGKLKKGESVLVNGSSGGVGHFTVQIAKAYGAKVIAVCSSKNEEFVRSLGADDVIAYDREDIRRHNGNYDLIVDTHGNLTFAVFKRMGRRGVITGFTTMGHMISVSAAKAFSKYDMKQFTAEVNRNDLETLASLIKERKIKVHIDKIYPFEKTPEALSYIEAMHTRGKVVMVWGI; encoded by the coding sequence ATGAAAGCATTTACAAGATCAGTCTATGGAGGGCCGGAAGTCCTCACACTGCAGGAAGTAAATAAGCCGGAATTAAAAGAGGATCAGCTGTTGGTTAAAGTAATGGCTAATTCGGCAAATCCGGCCGACTGGCATATTTTGCGGGGTAAACCATTTTTTGCACGATTTGTTTTCGGCCTCTTTAAACCTAAAAATAATTTAACAGGTGCTGATTTTGCAGGCATTGTATCCGGAATAGGGAGCCTGGTAAAGGAATACAAAATCGGTGACAGGGTATTTGGTGAAAAATTATCAGGAGGTGCTTTTGCTGAATACACTGCCGTTTCGTACGATAAATGTGCCCGGATGCCCGAAGGCACTGAATTCAAAGAAATGGCTGCTGTACCGATAGCAGGATTAACTGCCTTACAGGCGCTTATTACTCATGGAAAGCTTAAAAAAGGCGAATCTGTGCTGGTAAACGGATCATCAGGAGGAGTCGGACATTTTACAGTACAAATTGCTAAAGCATACGGAGCTAAGGTAATTGCAGTATGTTCGTCAAAGAACGAGGAATTTGTCAGAAGCCTCGGCGCCGATGATGTGATTGCTTATGACAGGGAAGACATCCGCCGGCATAACGGCAATTATGATTTAATTGTGGACACTCACGGGAATCTGACATTTGCCGTTTTTAAACGTATGGGCAGGAGAGGAGTGATAACCGGTTTCACAACCATGGGTCATATGATTTCGGTGAGTGCGGCCAAAGCATTCAGTAAGTACGATATGAAGCAGTTTACTGCTGAAGTCAACAGGAATGATCTTGAAACTCTGGCTTCTTTAATAAAGGAGCGCAAGATCAAAGTTCATATCGACAAGATTTATCCTTTCGAAAAAACCCCCGAAGCATTAAGTTATATCGAGGCCATGCATACCAGGGGCAAAGTGGTGATGGTATGGGGAATCTAA
- a CDS encoding DUF3883 domain-containing protein, which yields MSADWSIIEITLIIRDYFEMLVEELSNKPFNKADHRRILIHQLNHRSEGSIEFKHQNISAVLINLGKPYIKGYLPRHNYQKSLEKEIVQYLKSNPWLEVEFEKFALEKVIHMPAPFDFSNILDSPPVPGKFKEPTPQYIKKPSKVNWIQREQENQSLGLYGEQIIIEYEKWDLIRSGKEKLAEKILWISKEEGDGAGFDILSRNPDGTDKYIEVKTTKLGKETPFYFTNNELDFSKKKAENYHLYRLFNVPNNLKFYTKTGSFLNMCNHMPVLFKGYF from the coding sequence GTGTCAGCTGATTGGTCCATCATAGAAATTACCCTTATTATCAGGGATTATTTTGAAATGCTTGTTGAAGAATTATCAAATAAGCCTTTTAACAAGGCTGATCACAGACGAATACTTATTCACCAACTTAATCATAGATCGGAAGGATCTATTGAATTCAAACATCAAAACATTAGTGCAGTACTGATTAATCTAGGTAAGCCTTATATCAAAGGGTACTTGCCAAGACATAATTATCAAAAATCACTTGAGAAAGAGATTGTTCAATACCTTAAATCCAATCCATGGCTTGAAGTTGAATTTGAAAAGTTTGCATTGGAGAAGGTTATCCATATGCCGGCGCCATTTGATTTTTCAAATATCTTGGATTCGCCACCTGTTCCTGGAAAGTTTAAAGAACCTACACCTCAATACATTAAAAAACCATCAAAAGTGAATTGGATCCAAAGGGAACAGGAGAATCAATCACTTGGTTTGTATGGAGAGCAGATTATAATAGAATATGAAAAATGGGATTTGATAAGAAGCGGAAAAGAGAAATTGGCGGAAAAAATTCTATGGATATCTAAGGAAGAAGGTGATGGGGCCGGATTTGATATTTTATCCCGAAATCCTGATGGAACAGATAAATACATTGAGGTAAAAACCACAAAGTTAGGTAAAGAAACTCCTTTTTATTTTACAAACAATGAACTAGATTTTTCAAAAAAGAAAGCAGAGAATTACCATTTGTACAGATTATTCAATGTTCCTAATAATCTCAAATTTTACACAAAAACAGGTTCTTTTTTGAATATGTGTAATCATATGCCGGTTCTCTTTAAAGGATATTTTTAA
- a CDS encoding site-specific DNA-methyltransferase, translating into MVDSKVIYYKTKYGKLILGDSIELLKGKLSSKLRGKVNLLITSPPFPLNNKKKYGNFQGEEYKEWFKRLAPIFENLLSDDGSIVIEIGNAWEPERPVQSLLHLESLFSLIQNSNLRLIQEFICYNPSKLPSPAQWVTVNRLRTVDSYTHIWWLAKTDFPKADNRNVLRPYSKSMKELLAKQSYNKGRRPSEHVISNDGFLKDHGGSISHNFFELEPIDNKRDVRLPYNVLSFSNTSSNDYYQKTCRRENVIPHPARMNAGIVNFFIDFLTDENDFILDPFAGSNTTGYCCEKSKRKWLGIEIDSEFANQSIYRFEEPNNKFNLKILK; encoded by the coding sequence ATGGTGGATTCTAAAGTAATATATTATAAAACTAAATATGGTAAACTCATTCTGGGAGACTCAATTGAATTACTGAAAGGGAAGCTTTCTAGTAAGCTTAGAGGCAAAGTAAATCTTTTAATCACTTCTCCTCCTTTTCCTCTAAATAACAAAAAAAAGTATGGAAATTTTCAAGGAGAAGAATACAAAGAATGGTTTAAACGTCTGGCTCCAATATTTGAAAATTTGTTGTCAGATGATGGTTCAATAGTAATTGAGATTGGCAATGCATGGGAGCCAGAAAGACCTGTCCAATCATTATTACACTTGGAATCATTATTTAGTTTAATTCAAAACTCCAATTTAAGATTAATTCAGGAATTTATTTGCTATAATCCTTCCAAACTTCCTTCACCTGCTCAATGGGTGACTGTAAATAGACTTCGTACTGTAGATAGTTATACACATATTTGGTGGTTAGCTAAGACAGATTTCCCTAAAGCTGATAATCGGAATGTTTTGCGTCCATATAGTAAAAGCATGAAAGAGTTATTAGCAAAACAATCATACAACAAGGGTCGCCGTCCATCTGAACATGTTATTTCTAATGATGGCTTTCTTAAAGACCATGGAGGAAGTATCTCACATAACTTTTTTGAATTGGAGCCAATTGATAATAAAAGAGATGTCAGATTACCTTATAATGTCTTAAGTTTTTCCAATACATCATCAAACGATTATTATCAAAAAACTTGTCGAAGAGAAAATGTTATTCCACATCCTGCTAGAATGAATGCTGGAATAGTAAACTTTTTTATTGATTTTCTTACTGATGAAAATGATTTTATTTTAGATCCGTTTGCTGGGAGCAATACAACAGGATATTGCTGCGAGAAAAGTAAACGAAAATGGCTTGGAATAGAAATAGATTCCGAATTTGCAAATCAATCCATTTATAGATTCGAAGAACCTAATAATAAATTTAATCTCAAAATACTAAAGTGA
- a CDS encoding DUF6150 family protein, with product MYRILAVIITLAVFTIASAQKVYSVKYENQADVKVFVVKYENQADLKVYKVKYENQAGENNGKWFFTEYENQADKLIYFVDYENQADLKIFFVEYENQAGWRSKEKMHLLY from the coding sequence ATGTATCGGATACTTGCTGTTATCATTACATTAGCTGTTTTTACAATAGCCTCGGCCCAAAAGGTATATTCAGTTAAGTACGAAAACCAGGCCGATGTGAAGGTTTTTGTGGTTAAATATGAAAACCAGGCCGATTTGAAAGTCTACAAAGTGAAATACGAAAACCAGGCCGGTGAGAACAATGGTAAATGGTTTTTCACCGAATATGAAAACCAGGCTGACAAATTGATTTACTTTGTGGATTATGAAAACCAGGCTGATCTGAAAATCTTCTTTGTTGAATATGAAAACCAGGCAGGATGGAGATCGAAAGAGAAGATGCATTTGCTCTACTAG
- a CDS encoding energy transducer TonB yields MSHMKTTLQLSLFLIVNATSVIKSQDTIKTSAKTIEIIAPASEIVVEEEPVFQFADENAMFEDGGLEKFRDWVQRNLVYPPITVENDIQGTVIVQFSITSQGKLVESKILRGVDPSLDNEVLRVVNSSPDWKPAMVKGKPVKEQLVMPVMFGLVSGKRR; encoded by the coding sequence ATGAGTCATATGAAAACCACTCTCCAGCTTTCGCTATTCTTGATAGTCAACGCGACTTCAGTTATAAAATCACAGGACACCATTAAAACCAGTGCAAAGACAATTGAAATTATTGCACCGGCAAGTGAAATAGTTGTGGAAGAAGAACCAGTTTTTCAATTTGCGGATGAGAATGCGATGTTCGAGGATGGTGGGCTTGAAAAATTCAGAGACTGGGTACAGAGAAATCTGGTTTACCCTCCAATAACTGTAGAGAACGACATCCAGGGAACGGTAATCGTTCAGTTCAGCATTACTTCACAGGGAAAACTCGTAGAATCAAAGATATTGAGAGGCGTTGATCCGTCTCTGGATAATGAAGTACTCAGGGTGGTGAATTCATCTCCTGACTGGAAACCGGCTATGGTAAAAGGCAAACCCGTAAAGGAACAATTGGTTATGCCGGTGATGTTCGGGTTGGTTTCGGGGAAGAGAAGATAG
- a CDS encoding TIGR03862 family flavoprotein — protein sequence MQNKQVIIVGGGAAGLFAADALSNSHEVIILEKQSTIGRKLLVAGQGGLNITNDCRETELQGKYTPEGWMNKFLIDFGPSEFRKWLSDLGIPTFVGSSGKVFPEKGITANDVLNKIKRRLEEKSVRILTGHTFTGFDSKGNITVIHGNNEVILNTSRLILALGGASWPVTGSDGKWKNILESAGVSVKPFQSSNCGINLQWPEAIIRNHAGKPLKNIQITAGNFSIKGEALITEYGLEGNAIYAVIPEVRTCLNKGLKASVHIDFKPSNSIEQLLKNFIGHNTSRDYIKSLNLDSVQMAILKAFTTKEEFLNPEKFIGKMKDLEIHADSLRPVEEAISVVGGIELDEINEDLSLKKFPWITVIGEMIDWDAPTGGFLLQGCFSMANYAAKKVC from the coding sequence ATGCAAAACAAGCAGGTCATAATTGTCGGGGGTGGTGCTGCAGGACTTTTTGCAGCCGATGCTTTAAGTAATTCTCATGAGGTCATAATTCTTGAGAAACAATCGACCATAGGCAGAAAACTACTTGTTGCCGGACAGGGCGGCCTGAATATTACAAATGATTGCAGAGAGACAGAATTACAAGGAAAATATACGCCTGAAGGCTGGATGAATAAATTTTTGATTGATTTCGGACCTTCAGAATTCCGGAAATGGCTGTCTGACCTTGGCATACCCACTTTTGTGGGCTCCAGCGGAAAGGTTTTTCCTGAAAAAGGAATCACGGCAAATGATGTGTTAAATAAAATAAAAAGAAGACTCGAGGAAAAAAGTGTCCGGATTCTCACCGGTCATACTTTTACCGGATTTGACTCAAAAGGAAACATAACCGTCATTCACGGGAATAATGAAGTAATTTTAAATACTTCCCGGTTGATTCTTGCTCTTGGTGGTGCGTCATGGCCTGTGACCGGATCAGATGGAAAATGGAAAAATATATTGGAATCTGCCGGAGTTTCAGTAAAGCCTTTTCAATCCTCCAACTGTGGAATAAACTTACAGTGGCCCGAAGCCATAATCAGGAATCATGCAGGCAAACCCCTGAAAAATATTCAAATTACTGCCGGAAATTTTTCAATTAAAGGAGAGGCATTGATCACGGAATACGGACTTGAAGGAAACGCTATATATGCTGTTATCCCTGAAGTGAGAACCTGCCTGAACAAAGGGCTGAAAGCATCGGTCCATATTGACTTTAAACCTTCAAACAGCATTGAACAGCTTCTGAAGAATTTCATTGGACATAATACGAGTCGGGATTATATAAAATCACTTAATCTTGATAGTGTACAAATGGCTATTTTAAAAGCTTTTACTACAAAAGAAGAATTTTTGAATCCTGAAAAGTTCATTGGCAAAATGAAAGATCTGGAAATTCATGCAGATTCCCTGCGACCGGTTGAAGAAGCCATTTCTGTTGTCGGGGGCATTGAACTGGATGAGATCAATGAAGACCTTTCCTTAAAGAAATTTCCCTGGATAACCGTTATTGGCGAAATGATTGATTGGGATGCTCCCACCGGAGGTTTTCTGTTGCAGGGTTGTTTTTCAATGGCCAATTATGCTGCGAAGAAAGTCTGTTAG
- a CDS encoding pentapeptide repeat-containing protein, producing the protein MTNFKIIGNKIAEARKKVRISQAQLADQLFISSQAVGKWERGESMPDIATFNRLAEILGVDLNYFSERFHSDTIVTTGSGSVDEQDEWAPGNKTKKLSWDMSRGNWTDADFSGLENLHEKFNTSNMIRCRFNGSKLNGLLLKGNNVDSCDFTGSDLGNSHIQRSNLKNNIFKDCSLRQTRFTGSNIEGCDFSGADFNGAEFTKSLIYGCNLTGADFSGAVIKQGGLTGVARKSAKSETNTIHDAVWNHTSFKEIQIADLIFTGTLEDCYFENCEFTRVVFRNVKLTNTFFKNNEKLKRVSFIDCQADRMTYEFLKIGKADLTDIKMITV; encoded by the coding sequence ATGACAAACTTTAAAATAATTGGCAATAAAATTGCCGAGGCAAGAAAAAAGGTAAGAATCTCCCAGGCTCAGCTTGCTGATCAATTATTCATCAGTTCACAGGCTGTCGGAAAGTGGGAACGGGGTGAGTCAATGCCGGATATTGCCACATTTAACCGTCTGGCCGAAATCCTGGGAGTAGACCTGAACTATTTTTCTGAACGTTTTCATTCGGATACCATCGTGACAACTGGATCCGGATCTGTGGATGAACAGGATGAATGGGCTCCCGGAAACAAAACAAAAAAGCTCAGCTGGGATATGTCACGCGGTAATTGGACTGATGCGGACTTTTCGGGACTGGAAAACCTGCATGAAAAATTCAATACATCCAATATGATTCGTTGCCGGTTTAATGGTTCAAAATTAAACGGACTTCTTTTAAAGGGAAACAATGTTGACAGTTGTGATTTCACGGGGTCCGACCTGGGCAATAGTCATATACAGCGATCCAATCTGAAAAACAATATTTTTAAGGACTGCTCCCTCAGGCAAACCCGGTTTACAGGAAGCAATATTGAAGGGTGCGATTTTTCGGGTGCGGATTTTAATGGTGCTGAATTTACAAAGAGTCTTATTTACGGCTGCAATTTAACCGGAGCTGATTTTTCAGGAGCAGTAATAAAACAGGGGGGACTTACCGGTGTCGCGCGGAAATCGGCAAAGTCAGAAACCAATACAATTCATGATGCCGTTTGGAATCACACTTCTTTCAAAGAAATTCAGATTGCCGATCTCATATTTACAGGTACATTAGAAGATTGTTATTTTGAAAACTGTGAGTTCACAAGAGTGGTATTCCGAAACGTAAAGCTTACTAACACATTCTTTAAAAACAACGAAAAGCTGAAACGGGTAAGTTTCATTGACTGTCAGGCAGACCGCATGACCTATGAATTTCTGAAGATTGGAAAGGCAGATTTGACGGATATAAAAATGATAACAGTATAG